A genome region from Erigeron canadensis isolate Cc75 chromosome 3, C_canadensis_v1, whole genome shotgun sequence includes the following:
- the LOC122593964 gene encoding E3 ubiquitin-protein ligase AIRP2-like isoform X1 produces the protein MYVGSMKKSFKDSLKVLEADIQHANTLAADFRREYDGACVQMRMSYSVAAQFFLFFVQWSDCHLAGALGLLRILIYKVYVDGTTTMSTQERKASIREFYGIIYPSLMQLQNGVTILEDRKHKICVERYSKREDDDESECLDLEVESEDECGICMEAKEKLILPKCSHAMCSRCYNDWRTRSMSCPFCRVSLERIDPCELWVYVDKKEVLDMATLTWENLKRFFLYIEKLPLVAPDSLFDTYYSHVR, from the exons ATGTATGTAGGGTCAatgaaaaaatcttttaaagatTCTTTAAAAGTTCTTGAAGCAGATATTCAACATGCTAATACTCT AGCAGCAGATTTTAGAAGAGAATACGACGGGGCATGCGTACAGATGCGAATGTCTTATAGCGTGGCGGcacagttcttccttttctttgttCAATGGTCCGACTGCCACCTTGCTGGTGCTCTGGGCTTGTTGAGGATCCTAATTTACAAG gtttatgtcgatggCACCACAACAATGTCAACCCAAGAAAGAAAGGCAAGCATTAGAGAATTTTATG GTATTATATATCCATCTTTGATGCAACTTCAAAATGGAGTCACTATTTTGGAAGATAGAAAGCATAAGATATGTGTTGAACGATATTCAAAACGAGAAGATGACGATGAAAGTGAATGTCTGGATCTTGAAGTTGAATCAGAAGATGAATGTGGTATTTGCATGGAAGCTAAGGAGAAACTCATATTACCAAAATGTAGCCATGCGATGTGCTCTAGATGCTATAATGACTG GCGAACAAGGTCAATGTCATGTCCATTTTGCCGTGTCAGCTTAGAAAGAATTGACCCCTGTGAACTGTGGGTGTATGTTGACAAGAAAGAAGTGCTTGATATGGCCACATTAACATGGGAAAATCTGAAAAGATTCTTCCTGTACATTGAAAAGCTCCCTCTCGTTGCTCCCGACTCGCTCTTTGACACCTACTATTCTCATGTGAGGTAG
- the LOC122593964 gene encoding E3 ubiquitin-protein ligase AIRP2-like isoform X2 produces MICCRAADFRREYDGACVQMRMSYSVAAQFFLFFVQWSDCHLAGALGLLRILIYKVYVDGTTTMSTQERKASIREFYGIIYPSLMQLQNGVTILEDRKHKICVERYSKREDDDESECLDLEVESEDECGICMEAKEKLILPKCSHAMCSRCYNDWRTRSMSCPFCRVSLERIDPCELWVYVDKKEVLDMATLTWENLKRFFLYIEKLPLVAPDSLFDTYYSHVR; encoded by the exons ATGATTTGTTGCAGAGCAGCAGATTTTAGAAGAGAATACGACGGGGCATGCGTACAGATGCGAATGTCTTATAGCGTGGCGGcacagttcttccttttctttgttCAATGGTCCGACTGCCACCTTGCTGGTGCTCTGGGCTTGTTGAGGATCCTAATTTACAAG gtttatgtcgatggCACCACAACAATGTCAACCCAAGAAAGAAAGGCAAGCATTAGAGAATTTTATG GTATTATATATCCATCTTTGATGCAACTTCAAAATGGAGTCACTATTTTGGAAGATAGAAAGCATAAGATATGTGTTGAACGATATTCAAAACGAGAAGATGACGATGAAAGTGAATGTCTGGATCTTGAAGTTGAATCAGAAGATGAATGTGGTATTTGCATGGAAGCTAAGGAGAAACTCATATTACCAAAATGTAGCCATGCGATGTGCTCTAGATGCTATAATGACTG GCGAACAAGGTCAATGTCATGTCCATTTTGCCGTGTCAGCTTAGAAAGAATTGACCCCTGTGAACTGTGGGTGTATGTTGACAAGAAAGAAGTGCTTGATATGGCCACATTAACATGGGAAAATCTGAAAAGATTCTTCCTGTACATTGAAAAGCTCCCTCTCGTTGCTCCCGACTCGCTCTTTGACACCTACTATTCTCATGTGAGGTAG
- the LOC122594188 gene encoding CBS domain-containing protein CBSX5-like encodes MAITFFATKISDLCLGKPPLRSLPATATIADAVFALKKSGDIYVSIWSCDRSAHDDDDKDYEVVTKCCCCRCVGKICMVDVIVFLCNDYKNLLNPSDALQSNVLDLLLANNVKAAQIRHLEPNSSLLEAIDCILEGAQNLVIPIYTNSTTCIRKNQLNKPSDTLHDSNQEFCWLTQEDVVRFFLNSIGVFSPIPTFTIDVLDIIDKSILTVHYDDPAISMLPLIKCSLMEQTSIGVINKDNHLIGEISPCTLACCDETAAAAIATLSAGDLMAYIDYTGPLDDLVNLVKIRLQERNLNAMLDLMDDYYNPLSSSSLCCSSDEEFGSSKNGCVGRFYPGRRSEAIICHPWNSLMAVMVQMIALRVSYAWVVQQDYTLVGIVTFVEILKQFRRMAGTRINKLIL; translated from the exons ATGGCAATTACCTTTTTTGCAACCAAAATATCCGATTTGTGTCTCGGAAAGCCACCATTGAGGTCGTTGCCGGCCACCGCTACTATCGCGGACGCGGTGTTTGCGTTAAAAAAGTCTGGTGATATCTACGTAAGCATATGGAGTTGTGATCGATCGGcccatgatgatgatgataaggaTTACGAGGTCGTAACGAAATGTTGTTGTTGTCGATGCGTGGGGAAGATATGTATGGTTGATGTGATTGTGTTTCTGTGTAATGACTACAAGAATTTGTTGAATCCATCGGACGCTCTTCAATCCAATGTTTTGGATCTCCTACTTGCGAATAATGTGAAAGCTGCCCAAATTCGACATTTGGAACCCAACTCAAG tTTATTGGAGGCAATAGATTGCATACTTGAAGGTGCTCAAAACTTGGTCATACCAATATACACCAATTCAACAACTTGTATAAGGAAAAACCAACTTAACAAGCCTTCTGATACTCTTCATGATAGCAACCAAGAATTCTGTTGGCTAACTCAAGAAGACGTGGTTCGCTTCTTCTTGAACTCCATAGGCGTCTTCTCCCCGATACCAACATTCACCATTGACGTGCTAGACATAATCGATAAGTCCATACTCACGGTTCACTACGACGACCCAGCCATTTCAATGTTACCTTTGATAAAATGCTCACTTATGGAACAAACCTCTATAGGTGTCATTAACAAAGATAATCATCTGATAGGTGAAATATCACCTTGTACTCTTGCTTGTTGTGACGAAACTGCAGCAGCTGCCATTGCGACCCTCTCGGCTGGGGATCTCATggcctatattgactacactgGCCCGTTAGACGATTTGGTCAACTTGGTCAAGATTAGGCTGCAAGAGAGAAACTTGAATGCAATGTTGGATCTTATGGATGACTACTACAacccattatcatcatcatccttaTGTTGCTCGTCAGATGAAGAATTTGGGTCAAGTAAAAATGGTTGTGTGGGCCGGTTTTATCCAGGGAGGCGGTCCGAGGCCATTATTTGCCATCCGTGGAACTCGTTGATGGCAGTTATGGTTCAAATGATTGCGCTTCGTGTTAGTTATGCTTGGGTAGTTCAACAAGATTATACATTGGTTGGAATTGTGACTTTTGTAGAGATTTTGAAGCAATTTCGGCGTATGGCTGGTACTCGAATcaataaattgattttgtaa
- the LOC122592245 gene encoding protein ALP1-like, giving the protein MVYASDVASVVTTRMDICTFTKLCKILENRGGLSNSKNMLVDEQVAMFLHTLAHNEKNRNIGIMFKRSGETICRYFKLVLKAVCRVHKEFYKEPVPIPDNEIDERWKWFKGCLGALDGTYVKVRIPASDRKPYRSQKGEICTNVLGVCTRDLQFTYVLAGWEGSATDSRVLRDAITRPNGLKVPHGNYYLCDAGYMNCEGFLSPYRGQRYHLNDWNHPPTTAKELYNMRHAQARNVIERCFGLIKNRWAILRDVSFHPHDSMSRIIIACCLINNFIRATMAEDPIEHEVPINHTQPINDHNNVITTVETSQVWSDYRDNLANAMFTEWNARRAH; this is encoded by the exons ATGGTATATGCAAGTGATGTTGCGAGTGTAGTCACTACAAGAATGGATATATGCACTTTTACAAAACTTTGTAAAATTCTTGAAAATAGAGGGGGGTTAAGTAATAGCAAAAATATGTTAGTCGATGAACAAGTAGCTATGTTTTTACACACACTTGCACACAATGAAAAAAATCGGAACATAGGTATCATGTTCAAAAGGTCTGGTGAAACTATATGTCGGTATTTCAAGTTAGTGCTAAAAGCGGTATGTCGAGTACACAAAGAGTTTTATAAAGAACCGGTACCAATTCCAGACAATGAAATAGACGAGAGGTGGAAATGGTTTAAG GGTTGTCTAGGAGCATTAGACGGAACATATGTTAAAGTTAGGATCCCGGCTAGTGATCGAAAACCTTATCGGTCCCAAAAGGGTGAGATCTGTACAAATGTCCTTGGTGTTTGTACAAGAGACCTTCAATTCACATATGTGTTGGCGGGATGGGAGGGTTCTGCAACTGATAGTCGGGTACTTCGAGATGCTATTACTAGGCCAAACGGTCTTAAAGTACCTCATG GAAATTACTACCTTTGTGATGCCGGTTATATGAACTGTGAAGGTTTTTTAAGTCCTTATCGAGGTCAACGGTACCATCTTAATGATTGGAATCATCCGCCTACAACAGCAAAAGAATTGTATAACATGAGACACGCACAAGCAAGGAATGTAATCGAGAGATGTTTCGGGTTGATTAAGAATAGATGGGCAATTTTGCGTGATGTTTCATTCCATCCACATGATTCCATGTCACGAATAATAATTGCTTGTTGTTTGATAAATAATTTCATCCGTGCAACAATGGCAGAAGACCCTATAGAGCACGAAGTGCCAATTAATCATACACAACCTATAAATGATCACAATAATGTTATTACAACCGTGGAGACTTCACAAGTATGGAGTGATTATAGGGATAATCTTGCAAACGCAATGTTTACTGAATGGAATGCAAGGCGCGCTCATTAG
- the LOC122590481 gene encoding trafficking protein particle complex subunit 13-like has product MSNTQPVVHSLAFRVMRLCRPTFHVETPLLFDPCDLVIGEDLFDSPSVAPHHLLRPGHDHSDESSSSSVGGSDLTYRNRFFLHDDSDAMGLPGLLVLPQSFGAIYLGETFCSYISINNSSNFEVRDIIIKSEIQTERQRILLLDTTKSPVESIRAGGRYDFIVEHDVKELGSHTLVCTALYYDGDADRKYLPQYFKFIVSNPLSVRTKVRVVKETTFLETCLENNTKSNLFMDQVEFEPAPRWSATMLKADVHHSEIGGFTREIFKPPVLVRSGGGIYNYLYALKMSPQPTKIEGNNFLGKLQITWRTNLGEPGRLQTQQIIGNPVLRKEVDLKAVQVPSVIIIEKPFPVQLSLTNLTGKKLGPFEVCLPLNDSKEEKAVMISGLQRMDLPVVEEFASLEFQLNLISAKLGVQKITGITVFDTVEKKTYDAMPDMEIFVDSDL; this is encoded by the exons ATGAGCAACACACAGCCAGTAGTGCACTCGTTGGCATTCAGAGTAATGCGGCTATGCCGTCCCACATTCCACGTCGAAACACCGCTCCTGTTTGATCCATGTGATCTTGTCATTGGGGAAGATCTATTTGACAGCCCCTCCGTTGCACCACACCACCTCCTCCGCCCTGGTCATGATCATTCGGATGAgtcctcatcatcatcagttGGTGGATCAGATCTCACATACCGTAACCGCTTTTTCCTTCACGATGATTCCGATGCCATGGGCTTACCCGGCCTCCTTGTCCTCCCTCAGTCCTTTGG GGCAATATATCTTGGGGAGACATTTTGCAGCTATATAAGCATCAACAACAGCTCAAATTTTGAAGTCAGAGATATAATTATTAAG TCAGAAATACAAACAGAAAGGCAGAGGATACTGCTTTTAGATACAACAAAATCACCTGTTGAGAGCATCCGAGCAGGAGGACGCTATGATTTCATTGTCGAACATGATGTCAAGGAGCTTGGTTCACACAC ACTGGTTTGTACTGCTCTATATTACGACGGTGATGCTGACCGCAAGTATCTTCCACAATATTTCAAGTTCATCGTTTCAAATCCACTCTCAGTCAGGACAAAG GTTCGTGTTGTTAAG GAAACTACTTTTTTGGAGACTTGCCTagaaaataatacaaaatcaaaCCTTTTTATGGACCAAGTGGAATTTGAGCCAGCTCCACGGTGGAGTGCAACAATGCTTAAAGCCGATGTACACCATTCAGAAATAGGTGGTTTTACTAG AGAAATATTCAAACCCCCTGTTCTTGTTAGATCAGGAGGAGGAATTTATAACTATCTCTATGCGCTGAAAATGTCACCTCAGCCAACAAAAATTGAGGGGAACAATTTCCTAGGTAAACTCCAAATAACATGGCGTACTAATTTGGGTGAACCTGGCCGCCTGCAAACACAACAGATAATCGGCAAT CCCGTCTTGCGGAAAGAGGTTGATTTGAAAGCTGTGCAAGTGCCATCTGTCATCATCATAGAAAAACCATTTCCC GTACAGTTGAGTCTTACAAACCTGACCGGGAAGAAGCTTGGACCCTTTGAAGTTTGTTTACCGCTAAATGATTCAAAGGAGGAAAAGGCTGTTATGATTAGCGGACTTCAAAGAATG gATTTACCTGTGGTGGAGGAATTTGCATCCCTGGAGTTTCAACTG AATCTAATATCTGCTAAACTTGGAGTACAGAAAATCACTGGCATTACAGTGTTTGATACAGTGGAGAAGAAAACTTATGATGCTATGCCGGATATGGAG ATATTCGTTGATTCAGACCTATAA